The DNA sequence ATGATCCAAGGACCAGAAAATACTGCTGGGTAAAAGCAAAGCAAACATGATTAAATTGGAAAAGGTACTTAAATGCGCTTCGTCTTTTGGAAACTGTGACAAGGCAAAGCCAAATAAACAAAACAGAATAGCACTTTCTGCCTAGATACCTGATTATTGGGCGGTTACACTTCTTTTAATAATTCCTTTAATTGTTTCTTTATAAATTCCAAAAAAGTTTTTTAGTCATGATATAAAAGAAGCTTTTTAAAGTACTATTGCTTCAATTATAAAAAGCAACTGGGAGTTTGACAAGTGATTTGTTTATAGGTGTAAAAATAGAAGAGATATTCATTTCTGCTTGTCAATGGCAAATAATCTTGTTTTCTACCAATCGGTTTGATGAGGACAAAAACTTGGTGATGATGTTGTTTGAAAAAGTGAGTTTTCTTAAGTTGAAATTTTTCAAATCATGAACAGCCTGATGAAGATACTGCATAACAGTCGCCAGTTTCCATGGATAGAATCAAAACGGAAATTTTTAGTATCATTTTCAATTAACTCACCACTTGACTATAACGTAAGGGTATGGTTTAACATATAGTTGAAAGGAGAATGGATGCTTAAGATTACCAATTTTGCCAAGCTAGCTGGAACCACTCGAAGGACTCTTATTTTTTATGACCGAGAGGGTTTATTTAAGCCGGCCTTTATTGATAAGGAGAATGGCTATCGTTATTATGACTATGATCAGCTCTATGAGTTTGATTTTATCAACGGTTTGCGTCAACTCGGTCTTTCGATTGAAGAAATCAAAAAGGTTTTGTCTGAAAAAGATAAAGACATCTTGAATGTATACTTGGCAGATTATCAACTTAAATTGCAACAGGAAATCAAACAGTTGCAGGTATTGGATAATTTGTTAGAGGAACGAAAAACACAAAACTATGATCCGTTTGAAACGCTGCCTTTATATTCCGTAGAAAAGCTTATTCAAAAATCTGAAGAATTCTGGTGTACGGACCGTGAGGTGGACTGTACTCCTGAGGAACTTGCCATTCTTTATGCTGATTTTGTTCATGAGTTGGGAGACTTATCTGCCATGGCAACGGGAAGGAGTGGTTTTATGACCTATCTATCGTCCGAGACTCCAGAAGCTTATATGGATGCTCCTTTCCGCTTTATCAAAGAGACTAGTTCGTATCAAGTCAAAGGTTTTGTGACCAAACTGGAACGCAAAGCGGGGC is a window from the Streptococcus criceti HS-6 genome containing:
- a CDS encoding MerR family transcriptional regulator → MLKITNFAKLAGTTRRTLIFYDREGLFKPAFIDKENGYRYYDYDQLYEFDFINGLRQLGLSIEEIKKVLSEKDKDILNVYLADYQLKLQQEIKQLQVLDNLLEERKTQNYDPFETLPLYSVEKLIQKSEEFWCTDREVDCTPEELAILYADFVHELGDLSAMATGRSGFMTYLSSETPEAYMDAPFRFIKETSSYQVKGFVTKLERKAGHYLSVKVENTLEGITKGLELLKGYAIEHQLTLSDKLWQINTDPQLIKNGSSKEGVLQYQIVE